In Luteimonas viscosa, the genomic window CGACGGCTGACATGGCCAGGCGGCGCGAGTTCAGCGTCGAGCCCGGCCGACGCTATCGGCTGCGCATCGATGCGACGGATGAACCGGCGCGCGTCAGTCCCCGTGGCCTGATCGGCAAAGTCGAGTTTTTCGATGCGCATGGGCAGCCGATTGCAGGTCTTCCGGAAGGCAGCGTGCAGACCGACCGGCACGGTGCCGTCGCCTACCTGCCGACGCATGCGGCAGGCGAGGCAGGCGAGCAGCTGTCCGGAAACATCGTGATGGCGCCAGCCGGCGCTGCACGGCTTCGCGTGCAGGTACGGAACTGGAAGTGTTCGGCGGATGTGGTCATCCATGCACCGGTCGAACTGATCGAGCAACACGACCAGGAGCTGGCCAGGTATGAGTTCCCCCTGTCAGCCCATTTGCCACACGTACTCGAGTTGGCCCTTCGATCGATCGTGCGCCATGCCCGGGCCGCGATCCTCGCGTTCCAGTATCTCGATGCCGATGGCAACACGATCGAGGGGCCGTACGAGGATTGCATCAGTTCACCGCGATTCGGGCCATTCCGGTACCTGCGCGGGACAGTCGACGGGGAACTGGACCGCATTCCGGTGCTCCCGCCTCCGGGCGCAGCCCGGGTCAGGTTCGTCGTGCACCATTGGAAGGTCGGGCTCGCTGACCTGTCGCTCCTCGGTGTTCCGCGGCTGGCGACGGATATACCGGATGGGCTGGATGCAAAAGAGTGGACCCTGCTGCCCAGCCGGGAGTGGAGCGAGCCCTACCCACTGCCGGCGACCGGTGAGGGGCTGGTGCATCTCGCAGCGGACTGCATCGGCATCGAACGCCACCCCGGGGCGAGCCCCAGTCTGCTGGTGGATTTCATCGACGACACCGGGCGTCCCGTGACCGGACTCGGCGTTGTCCAGAACGTGGATCCATCGATCGTCATCGACGCGGCGTCCCGGCCCGGGCGTCGCGGCGGTTTCTTCCATCGACCGGCGGGTACCGTCGCCGCGCGTCTCAAGGTGGCATCAGGCGACGCATGGACCCTTCTCGGGCGTGGGCCGCTCGAGATGCTCCATGTCCCTGTGGACCGCCTGCCGGGACCGTCGCTGGTTTCACTTGGAGGCGGAGAATCCCACGTAGAACGGCGCGCCGCCTCATCGCTGTGGAAATCTCGCATCGAGTTCGACGGGTTCGCGATGGACGCCGATGCTGGTGACGTGACAGTTGAACTGACCCTGCTGGACGCGGCCGGCAAGCACCTGAACCCCAAGGGGATCCTGCTCCAATCCAACCATGCCACGGTGACCACGATCGGGAATGTCCTGCGGATCGCGCCGCATGCACGCGCCAGCGGAACCGGCGGCGTAGTGCGCTTCGCAACCTCCGTGACGATTCTGCCACCCCGCGGGACCGCGGTCCTGGCGACTGCGCTTCGCAACGAACGTGCCCAAGGGCTGGCCTTCGCCCTGGACGTCGCGGCCTACGACAAGCTGGAGTCCGAACGCGTGGTGCCCGAGTCGATCGCGGACATCCTCGCCATGGACGAACGCTCGCCGGCCAAGATCGCTCAACTCGCGGAAAGCTATCTGCAGCGGCACGGCCAGGAACCACGCGTCCTGAGCCATCTAATCGATGCCTGCCGCCGAATCGGCGAGTCGGGACGCATGGAAACGGCCGCACGCAGGGCATTGGCGCTCAAGGGCCAGGGACTCGGCAGGCTGCACACCAAGGCACGTCATGCCCTTGCATTGCTGCGTGAGCTGGACCCGCATTGGTTGCCCACTGCCGGTCTCGGCGCGCCGGTGGCGAACCGCCCGGGCCAGGCGTCCCAGCTTCGCGTGGCACACCTGTTCAAGACCACGGTCCCGGTCGAAAACACGGGGGGCGCCATCCGCTGCCTGAACATC contains:
- a CDS encoding glycosyltransferase family 4 protein — encoded protein: MNTTANSQGEPTADMARRREFSVEPGRRYRLRIDATDEPARVSPRGLIGKVEFFDAHGQPIAGLPEGSVQTDRHGAVAYLPTHAAGEAGEQLSGNIVMAPAGAARLRVQVRNWKCSADVVIHAPVELIEQHDQELARYEFPLSAHLPHVLELALRSIVRHARAAILAFQYLDADGNTIEGPYEDCISSPRFGPFRYLRGTVDGELDRIPVLPPPGAARVRFVVHHWKVGLADLSLLGVPRLATDIPDGLDAKEWTLLPSREWSEPYPLPATGEGLVHLAADCIGIERHPGASPSLLVDFIDDTGRPVTGLGVVQNVDPSIVIDAASRPGRRGGFFHRPAGTVAARLKVASGDAWTLLGRGPLEMLHVPVDRLPGPSLVSLGGGESHVERRAASSLWKSRIEFDGFAMDADAGDVTVELTLLDAAGKHLNPKGILLQSNHATVTTIGNVLRIAPHARASGTGGVVRFATSVTILPPRGTAVLATALRNERAQGLAFALDVAAYDKLESERVVPESIADILAMDERSPAKIAQLAESYLQRHGQEPRVLSHLIDACRRIGESGRMETAARRALALKGQGLGRLHTKARHALALLRELDPHWLPTAGLGAPVANRPGQASQLRVAHLFKTTVPVENTGGAIRCLNIVNFQRRIGMRPLVVTPLGYPDAGGTGAPWEQETIDGVPYFRLNGIGRQGLRSVTSTTQLEFTAMLTARLLGEQGVDIVQASSGYRGYEQALVGLAVSRALGVPFVYEVRSYHEHTWRGMTDWLLEAEHTKRRIAQENRCMREADAVVTICETMKQGLVERGISADKVFVVPNSVDLEKFQVAPPDGALQAQLGLGDDIVAGYISNVSEREGHHVLLRAVAQARASGIGMKCLIVGAGPQLESLRTLAAQLGIVEHVVFTGEVAHEQVPAYYALIDIFVVPRVGDFASDFVTPMKPFEAMAMRRPLVVSDRPALQEIVGVDGQRGLVFRAGDHLDLAARLLELAHSPSRREALAEQGWRWIESERSWDRTIRIYDQVYSHAKHAAMARFATDLTSSS